The nucleotide sequence GGCCTGTTGGATTGGAAGGGCTGTTCAGTATTAATGCCCTGGTTTTCTTTGTTATGCTTTTTGATAAGAGTTCGGGTGTGAGTCTGAAAGAATTTCCTTCATCTGTATTGACAATGACCGGAATTGCATCATTAAGGGTTACCTGGTCTGGATATGAGACCCAGTATGGTGCAGGAATAATGACCTCATCTCCATTGTTGAAAATGGCCTGGGCAATATTGTAGAGACTATGTTTTGCACCGCATGACACAAGGATTTCATCCTTTTCATAGTCGAGACCGTTGTCCCTTTTGAATTTTTCGACAATGGCTGCCTTTAGCTCGTCGATGCCTCCAACAGGTGTGTATTTTGTAAAACCATCTTTGATGGCTTTAATAGCAGCTTCCTTGATGTTCGCTGGAGTATCAAAGTCAGGCTCTCCCACGCCAAAATTAACAATATCCACGCCTGAGGCTTTAAGGGCCTTTGCTTTTGCATCAATAGCGAGGGTAGGAGATGGCTTTATTGAATTAACCCTGTTTGAAAGTTTCACTGTATCTCCTTTAGATTTTTTAAAAGCTCTTCCGCTCTCACCGTTGCAGTTCCAATCTCTCCAACGACTATGCCGGCTGCATGATTGGCAAGTATTGCAGCCTCTTTCATTGTTGCCCCTGCTGAGTGGGCAAGAGTAAATGTTGCAATCACTGTGTCTCCAGCGCCTGTTACGTCATAAACTTCCTTTGCAAAAGTCGGTATATGGGTCACCCCTCCGCCTGCCTCAAAAAGGCTCATTCCTTCATCCCCTCTGGTTATAAGGACAGCCTTGCATCCAAGTTTTTTAAGGAGGGTTTTTCCTGCATCAGTCAGGGTCTTTTCATCTGTTATCTCTATGCCTGAGCCAATAGAAGCCTCGGTTATGTTCGGCGTTATAAGAGTGGCGCCATTATAATAATCGAAATGGCCTATCTTCGGGTCCACTGCTATAAAAATCGCTGCATTGAGTTTAAGGATTTCCCCTATGAGGTGTTTTGTAATGACACCCTTGCAGTAGTCAGAAAAGACAATGGCTTTTATCTCTGGAAGGGTCTTTTTAACATATTCGAGGATAAGCGACATGGTAGCCGGGCCAATATCAGCCCTGTTTTCTCTGTCAAAGCGGACTACCTGCTGGTTGTGGGCAATAATCCTGGTTTTTACTGTTGTGGGCCTGTCT is from Nitrospirota bacterium and encodes:
- the rfaE1 gene encoding D-glycero-beta-D-manno-heptose-7-phosphate kinase, producing MLNLNAIKMVNFIKKFPEIGVLVIGDIMVDHYIWGKVKRISPEAPVPVVEVSKESLLLGGAANVVNNLLSLGGKVFISGTVGRDDMGRVLIHELRVKGIDTNGIVVEEDRPTTVKTRIIAHNQQVVRFDRENRADIGPATMSLILEYVKKTLPEIKAIVFSDYCKGVITKHLIGEILKLNAAIFIAVDPKIGHFDYYNGATLITPNITEASIGSGIEITDEKTLTDAGKTLLKKLGCKAVLITRGDEGMSLFEAGGGVTHIPTFAKEVYDVTGAGDTVIATFTLAHSAGATMKEAAILANHAAGIVVGEIGTATVRAEELLKNLKEIQ